Proteins encoded together in one Capsicum annuum cultivar UCD-10X-F1 unplaced genomic scaffold, UCD10Xv1.1 ctg76580, whole genome shotgun sequence window:
- the LOC124894661 gene encoding ubiquitin carboxyl-terminal hydrolase MINDY-3-like, whose amino-acid sequence VGFLTLLESLNFCKVGLHLKCPTWPIWVVGSESHYTVLFALDTKVQEENELEGKETKIRRAFDAQDQSGGGGFISVEGFHQVLRETNVNLPADKLQSLCSSGYIVWSEFWQVLLDLDKSLGGMKDPSGLMGKKVFDLYHFNGIAKSVMNGNQVSSGSDIPVQRPRLTKLRVSVPPRWTPEEFMSSGPGTSDPAGKDSVGEVSKPEPSQHAPLVDCIRTRWSRATCTWEGDPPSIV is encoded by the coding sequence GTTGGATTTCTTACTCTGCTAGAGTCCCTAAACTTCTGTAAAGTTGGTCTGCACTTGAAATGCCCGACATGGCCGATATGGGTTGTTGGCAGTGAATCTCATTACACAGTCTTATTTGCTCTCGATACAAAAGTTCAGGAGGAGAATGAACTTGAAGGCAAAGAAACAAAGATCCGTAGAGCTTTTGATGCACAAGATCAGAGTGGAGGTGGTGGGTTCATTAGTGTGGAAGGGTTTCATCAAGTCCTTAGGGAAACTAATGTCAATCTTCCAGCTGACAAGCTTCAAAGCCTCTGCAGCAGTGGATACATTGTATGGAGTGAATTCTGGCAGGTCTTGTTGGACTTGGACAAGAGTTTGGGAGGGATGAAAGATCCTAGTGGATTAATGGGGAAAAAGGTCTTTGATCTTTACCACTTCAATGGGATTGCAAAATCAGTTATGAATGGGAACCAGGTTTCATCCGGAAGTGATATTCCGGTACAAAGGCCTAGACTCACCAAGTTGAGGGTTTCAGTTCCTCCAAGATGGACACCAGAGGAGTTCATGTCTTCAGGTCCAGGTACAAGTGATCCTGCCGGCAAGGATTCTGTCGGTGAAGTTTCAAAGCCAGAACCTTCTCAACATGCTCCTTTAGTTGACTGCATTCGGACACGTTGGTCACGAGCCACATGTACTTGGGAAGGTGATCCACCAAGCATAGTTTGA